The genomic region acacacacacacacacacacacacacacacatatattctctctctgtctctttcacatacacacacatattctctttcactgtctctctctttcacacacacacacatatattctttctgtgtcttttacatacacacacacacacacacacacacacacatattctgtctctctctgtctctctctctctctcacacacacacacacaccaatgacCTTATTGCCTTGACATCTTGAGAGGGAGATCTCTGTGACAACCTTTGCTGTGAAGGCAATAGGTGAAACTCATGTTTCACCCAGAGGAgtaccacatgcacacacacacacacacacacacacacacatatatatatatacacacacaaacacacacacacacacacacacacacacacacacacacacacatatatacacacaaacacacacacacacacacacacaatttgtcCATAAGATGAATGGCCTGCTCTCACGTTCTGTGAGTAGCATCTGGTGCTGTCTGAGAGTGACACCGGCTTCTTAGAAGCTGAATGTAACTAGAATAGATGAAACTGTCAGATGAGAATGCTAGGTGCTTTCCTCTAAGAATGTACACaagtgttttctctctctccccctctctctctctctctctctccctcacactctctctctctctctctctctctctctctctctctctctctctctctctcacaacagCATCACATTTAGTTTCAGTTATTAAGAATCATGTTTTACACCCCTAAATATGGTAGTGTTCAGATTTGGTAGCCTGGTGTGGTAGCAGTATCGGTTCAGGAAACTACACAGTTATTGTTATGATGAAGAAGGGAACGCTGTGACTTTTATTGTGATGATGAAGAAGGGAACGCTGTGACTTTTAATGTGATGATGAAGAAGAGAACGCCGTGACTTTTTTGTGATGATGGGGAAGAGAACACTGTGACTTTTATTGTTATGATGGGGAGGGGAACGCTGTGACTTTTATTGTGATGATGAGGAGGGGAACGCTGTGACTTTTattatgtaatgtaaatgtgccatatttgtcaattgtggtttttttcaccgcaatcaaaatttgtcctctgctttttacccatctgtgcagttagaacacacacacactagtgattactagggggctgtggatcacacgtgcccagagcggtgggcagccctagcccggcgcccggggagcaattggggttaggtgccttgctcaggggcacctcagtcatggcctcaggtctgggaatcgaacccacaaccctccggtcacaagaccagtttcctaccaccagaccatgactgacccacattttttgttttttccagTGCTGTGATATTGAAAGAAAACTTGatttaaaatgttcttttcTATTTTGGTTTGTCCGAGCCGAAGGTGGTGATGAGCTCAGAGATCAGGCACCTTGCCTCTGAACCTATCTGCATCTTAATACCTTAGCACCACTCAGAAAGCCCTtagcatgaaaaagaaacccTCCCCACAttcacacgcaaacacacacacacacagtccttacAATGGGTGTCTAAAAACAGACACAAGTCAGGGATTATCATACAATGTGTGTGAAAGTACTGATAAAGAAAACAGGCAGCCGTTTTCATCTTTTTAACCATCTTTACAACAATCATTTATATTCATTATGTATTTACTAGACTAAAGGAGAAAAATGTAATCACATTAGTCCATGTAAAAAtaatcatggtgtgtgtgtgtttctctatctctctctctcacacacacacacacacacacacacacacacagatagagagacagagttcCATGattatctctctcacacagagagacagaaagagagacagagagagagagagacagagaggcccCTCGCGCGCAGCTGCACGCTCAAAGGAGATCCGGACGGTGACGCGCAGTCATTTTAGACTGGTATTTAACGTCACGACAAACATGTTGGAGATATTCATCTGTAGTGCGTATGTGCACTATCTGGAACGAGGCATTCCAACAGCAAACGTAAAAATATATCCTCATACATTTTGCCGCCATTGATGAACATGATTTTTCAAAACACACCGCCGTGATTTCTACACAGTTCTGTCCCTTGGATTGGAATTCTAGTAGTAAAAGTTGCTGTTAAAAAAGTTGATGATGTAGTTTGTGACACGTATCGTATGGTTCAGGTAATAGTTATAATATGGCATGtgttgtaataaaataaaataaataaataaaatgatgtttatttatttgatgtGTTTCAGACCTTCACATTGTGATAACAGCATCTGACTCGAAAACAGGAAAGCGGTGTTTTCGGAAGGCGCACACATGCTTTGTTGTGCGCGCCGGCCTCGCGCGTCATGGGGGCGTGTTGTCGCGCGCGCGTGCACTATTTAAATCGTCCACGCGCGGTATAGTCATTCAGAAGTTGTACAACTCAGAAAGTCACAATATCTACTTGGTGCTTCGTGGAGTTTTCTAAAGATGGCTTATTACGAAGTAAGTTTCACTTTGCGCAGTTGCACAATGTTTGActctaattgtttttttttttatgtcacaGTTATTTATAATTGATGTGCTTATATTGCGTTTTGAAAATGCCTGCATAACCCACCATGTATCAACTCTATTGCAGCATATAATAATCGAAACTGACATGGACAACACTTCGGAGTCTGGCTCGGGAGACCTCGGCATCGATCTGGAGGTCCCGTGCAACCGTGAGGTCAGCCAGGACTTTCCAAAGATTTTCCTCCCCACCGTGTATGGAATCATATTTTTTCTGGGTTTCATCGGGAAcgggctggtggtggtggtcatgGGCTACCAGAAAAAATCCCGGACCATGACGGACAAGTACCGACTGCACCTCTCGGTGGCGGACCTTCTGTTCGTGCTCTCGCTGCCGTTCTGGGCTGTAGACGCGACCAGCGACTGGTACTTCGGCGGGTTCATGTGTGTGTCGGTGCACATGATCTACACGGTGAACCTGTACAGCAGCGTGCTCATCCTGGCCTTCATCAGCCTGGACCGGTACCTGGCCGTGGTGCGCGCCACCAGCAGCCAGGGCGCCAGGAAGCTGCTGGCCGAGCGCGTGATCTACGTGGGCGTGTGGCTACCGGCGGCGCTGCTCACCGTGCCCGACCTGGTGTTCGCCAGAACCGAGGACCTGGGCTCGCGCGTCATCTGCGAGCGGATCTACCCGGACGAGACCTCCATCACCTGGATGGTGGCTTTCCGCTTCCAGCACATCCTGGTGGGCTTCGTGCTGCCCGGGTTTGTCATCCTCATCAGCTACTGCATCATTATTTGTAAGCTGTCGAGTGGATCCAAAGGGACCCAGAAGCGCAAAGCGCTGAAGACCACCGTGGTGCTCATCGTGTGTTTCTTCGGCTGCTGGCTGCCGTACTGCGGGGGGATCCTGGTGGACACGCTCATGACGCTGGAGGTGATTCCTCACAGCTGCCAGCTGGAGCAGGGTCTGGAGAAGTGGATATTCGTCACGGAGGCGCTGGCGTATTTCCACTGCTGTCTCAACCCGATCCTGTACGCCTTCCTCGGGGTGAAATTCAAGAAATCCGCCCGCAATGCGCTCTCGTCCGGCCGCGGTTCCAGTCTGAAGATCCTGTCCAAAAAGCGATGCGGGATGTCCTCCGTCTCCACGGAGTCGGAATCCTCGAGTTTTCACTCCAGTTAACACGAACAGACTCACACGAACTTGTCTAATGACTTGTAAATATGCTATATGGACTTGCGATGCGCAAACCGCTCTGTGGCTCTGGGGAGATGAGCGGACAGGCCGAGCCTGTAGACTCACTGGGCACGAGCTATTACAATTTCAGAATAGTCCAAATTTATGATAGTATTCGTGTATGAGGGAGAAATGTATTTCAGTCTGGATGCATTTGCGTAAACACTGGGGCCTACATGAAAAAAACCCTCCGTGTTAttgtgtttttgttccttgaGTGATTCACGGTCTCCCTTCTGAACTTCGGACACTGTAGTTGTTATTTATTACGCGTGAAGGTCAGAATCAGGCCGAATATCAGACCCATCTGAGTCCAAGTTCTTTCATACAAGCTGCTACAGCTGTTTGGTGTCCTTGTAATAAATTgcttttatacatatatataaaatggcttatggtggtatttttctgtttgtgcactctatgtgtgtgtgtgtgtgtgtgtgtgtaagggagagagagagagaatgtgagttTCAGGGAAGCCCCTGTGTCTCTGACTCTGTGGGCAGAATGAATGTACCGTACATAAGCAACACTAAACAGGTGGCCAGTGGCATAGAGGAGGCATCAGGTTCCCTGTCCTTCTGGACCAATGGTTCTGTCCTCTGACACTTTCCCTACAGAATCACGCACACTCTTCAGACAGGCTTGGCAAAATGCCTCCACTGAGAAGGAAATGCTCTCCTCAAAATGATGATCTTCCTGTGATGAAAGCAGAGAGCATGTGTGAGAtttagtgcacacacacacacacacacacacaaatgcacatttCTTACAATTAATGTGTTAAAGAAGTATGTGGTCAAAACAAGTAAATATTTCAAGGTAACTGTTAACGCATATTCAAAATAAATACACTCAGTTGGTGCTGTATTTGTGCACATGTGACTGAATGAAGTCAATGTGTTTTGTTCCCGTATGTGCActgccaaaacacacacacacacacacaccttctgatACATGGAGTCATGCACTGCcggttttctttttctctccctctctccccctctctgtgtttctctttctctctatcactctcgcTCTGAGACTGATCTGAGCGTCTGCAGTTCAGTAGAACCTGCGGAGTTTTGGAGTTTAACCCCCACCTGCTCCATTCATGAACGTGTGGTGTAGAGTTGTATCCAGGCAGGTCTGAATGATGCagtaacaaacacaaaaaacattCATGCAATATAACAAACAGACATGACAGTGTTCAATGCTTATTTTCGGTGCAAAACATACACAGTTGAATGGCACAATTATGAATGGCACAATCTGCATGTGAACATATATgctcccccccccacaacctTCCACATTAGCATATGTGTTTCTTCATGCATACAAAAGGGCTAAAGAAGGACCTGcagcccggggggggggggggggggggggggggtggtacgaggggagggggggtgtggtaCGAGGTAGTCACAGAAGAGCTCACCTCCTGCCTCGCGCATTTCAGTGGCCGCTGGCCAGGCTCATGTTTCTGAAGGAGGGGGAAATGTGTGCAATTCGGCCCATTGAGAAGCAAAAACTCACACTTGGCCATAATGGGCGGTGACACCTGGCCTGACAGACCCACTGAGCCGTGGTAACGACCCCTAACGTGAGGGTGAGGTCCCCCCCCCCTTTGACCTCCCCTCCTGTTGACCTCACCTCCATTTCAGTGCTGGTAAGAAGATGGTTCATGTCAGCCTTGACACGAGTTTAACAGTTCACCAGGTAGGAGGCTTCATCCACAGCTTCAGAGCTTTGAGCAACAGCGAGCTCGTGTGAACGTGGTGATTATTTTAACAGTGATGAGAGTGTAACGTAGTGAtgccctgtctctgtctgttcTCTGAATGTATCTCTTTTTCCGGACCTTTCTTTATACCATAGGGTTTGTTTCTGTCCATTTCTTGGTGAGCAGCGAGCAGGTTTGCCCTCTCGCCTGTGACCcatgtgtgtttttccacttattGTCTGGGGAAGGGTTAGAGGCTAAAGCTATTGACATCCACAGTGCAGGAAGCCGCTCATGTCAGGGGCCATTAGTGGCCAGACCCAGTTCCTGGGGCTCTACCAGGCCGAGAGGCACCCctgacaccccccacccccccaaactcCTGCCTGTTTACTTAAAAGGGAGGGGGCCAGGGAGGGCAAGCCCTGCCCAGATTATTTACAAATGTCCAACACTTTGTGGGGCCGTGTAAAAGAGGCCACACAAATGCTACTGTAGCAGTAAGCAGTTTAGCACATGTGGTGAGAAACGGAAAGAAAAACATTTGAGTGAAGAACACATCCGAACACAAACTGTGTCTAATAAATCACTTCACAAGCACAAACCTCAAATATGGCAAAATCAGATAtgggcaaacacacacaaacacacacatacatgcaaagctCCCACGGGTCTTTTGTACGTGTTATTTTAGGAGAATTATCTGTTAGGAAGATGGCTTCCGGTCAAAGTACCCACTGGGACAGGAGCGGGGAGAACACTTCAGACCCATTTCCCAACTCTCACCATATCACAACACTTTACTGAATGGGGCTAACAGTTAATGACGCATGAAAACACTGAAGAGGAGACTTCAGTGTGCTCAGAGTGTGTTCAGAGCAGCGAGTGTGTTCAGAGCAGTCGGTGTGTGGTCAGGATCAGTCGGTGTGTTCAGTACAGTTGATGTATTCAGTGTAGTCGATGTGTTCAGTGTAGTCGGTGTGTTCAGTGTAGTCAGTGTGATAGTTCCTGAATAACACAAGGCCACAGAGGTGGACACAGATGGAGCTTTTTACCATTTAGAAGGAACCTACTACACAAACATGTAGGTGGATGTGAACCCCTTACTCTGTTTTCTCTTATTTTCTGCTTTGATTGATTTTTTTGAGTCAGAGTACATCattcattgtgtttgtgtgtgagggagtgtaagtgtgtatgtgtgcacatgtgtggtgtgtacgtgtgtgtgtttgtgtgtgagtgagtgtaagtgtgtatgtgtgcacatgtgtggtgtgtacgtgtgtgtgtttgtgtgagtgagtgtaagtgtgtatgtgtgcacatgtgtggtgtgtacgtgtgtgtgtttgtgtgtgagtgagtgtaagtgtgtatgtgtgcacatgtgtggtgtgtacgtgtgtgtgtttgtgtgtgagtgagtgtaagtgtgtatgtgtgcacatgtgtggtgtgtacgtgtgtgtgtttgtgtgagtgagtgtaagtgtgtatgtgtgcacatgtgtggtgtgtacgtgtgtgtgtttgtgtgtgagtgagtgtaagtgtgtatgtgtgcacatgtgtggtgtgtacgtgtgtgtgtttgtgtgagtgagtgtaagtgtgtatgtgtgcacatgtgtggtgtgtacgtgtgtgtgtttgtgtgtgagtgagtgagtgtaagtgtgtatgtgtgcacatgtgtggtgtgtacgtgtgtgtgtttgtgtgtgagtgagtgtaagtgtgtatgtgtgcacatgtgtggtgtgtacgtgtgtgtgtttgtgtgtgagtgagtgtaagtgtgtatgtgtgcacatgtgtggtgtgtacgtgtgtgtgtttgtgtgagtgagtgtaagtgtgtatgtgtgcacatgtgtggtgtgtacgtgtgtgtgtttgtgtgtgagtgagtgtaagtgcgtatgtgtgcacatgtgtggtgtgtacgtgtgtgtgtttgtgtgtgagtgagtgtaagtgcgtatgtgtgcacatgtgtggtgtgtacgtgtgtgtgtttgtgttaaggCTGATTGGTCAGATTTATGCCCTTCCGCAACAAAAGCCCTTCAAGGGATGACTTTACTGCCAGGGTCGTGCACACTTTCAGTTGCTAGGACACGAAGCCTTTTGTCTGAAGCCAAAACCTCCCATCAGACTGGAAGAGAGTgtgcaataaactaattccagCCACCGCCCAGTGTAACAGCTTTATCCCCCTATCAGAGCCAAACCGGCCCGTTCTCCTGCCCGTTTACCGTCAGCCGTGTGTGGGGAGCACACGTGTTATCTTCCTCTGCAGTCATCAGAGTCTCCATATCCATGTGGACAGATCGGCTTTCCCAGTGTTCTCCCCCTGGTATCTCC from Brachyhypopomus gauderio isolate BG-103 chromosome 8, BGAUD_0.2, whole genome shotgun sequence harbors:
- the cxcr4a gene encoding C-X-C chemokine receptor type 4a, giving the protein MAYYEHIIIETDMDNTSESGSGDLGIDLEVPCNREVSQDFPKIFLPTVYGIIFFLGFIGNGLVVVVMGYQKKSRTMTDKYRLHLSVADLLFVLSLPFWAVDATSDWYFGGFMCVSVHMIYTVNLYSSVLILAFISLDRYLAVVRATSSQGARKLLAERVIYVGVWLPAALLTVPDLVFARTEDLGSRVICERIYPDETSITWMVAFRFQHILVGFVLPGFVILISYCIIICKLSSGSKGTQKRKALKTTVVLIVCFFGCWLPYCGGILVDTLMTLEVIPHSCQLEQGLEKWIFVTEALAYFHCCLNPILYAFLGVKFKKSARNALSSGRGSSLKILSKKRCGMSSVSTESESSSFHSS